CGATCTTGTGTCCGCGCTCGACGGCGGCACGGATGACTCCGAGAGCCGTGCCATAGCCACAGGTGGCGAGCGCTCCCGCATTGCAGTGGGTCAGAACAGTGCCTGCTTGCGGGAGCAGAGCAGCGCCGTGAGCTCCCATGGACTTGCAGGCAGCGATGTCTTCGTCATACATCTGCTGAGCTTCCTTGATGAGGGCAGCTTTGATCTCCGGGATCGAAGTGCCTGCGGCAGCGAGATCGTTGTACTTCGAGCGCATCCGCTCGATGGCCCAGAAGAGATTAACAGCGGTGGGCCGGGTTTCGGCGAGCGTCTTCGAGATGACCTCGACCTCTTGATTGAGGCTGGCGATGTCGGTCGCCTTGCTCTGGCTGACGCCGAGCGCGACGCCCATGGCGGCGGAGACTCCGATGGCCGGTGCGCCACGGACGATCATGTCGCGGATAACGGTTGCGACCTGTTTGTAGTCAGTTGCGAGGACGTAAGTCTCCTCGAGAGGAAGCTTGGTCTGGTCGAGGAAGTTAACGCCGCTGGGAAGCCATTCAAGGGTAGGGATCATGTCTTTATCAGTTTACTTGTTCCCTCCATGAGCCGCGATATGTGCGGCACGCACATCGTTGGCGGTGAATAGGGCGTAAAAGGGCGCGTGAGGAGCGGCGGCTTCGATGTTGGCGCGTCCGCCCTGTTCGCGGTCGACGAGGCAGAGGACTCCGATGACGTTCATGCCGGATTCC
This portion of the Edaphobacter sp. 4G125 genome encodes:
- the mtnA gene encoding S-methyl-5-thioribose-1-phosphate isomerase, which gives rise to MIPTLEWLPSGVNFLDQTKLPLEETYVLATDYKQVATVIRDMIVRGAPAIGVSAAMGVALGVSQSKATDIASLNQEVEVISKTLAETRPTAVNLFWAIERMRSKYNDLAAAGTSIPEIKAALIKEAQQMYDEDIAACKSMGAHGAALLPQAGTVLTHCNAGALATCGYGTALGVIRAAVERGHKIDVYADETRPYLQGARLTAWELLHDNIPTTVLCDNMAGSLMRQGKIQAVIVGADRIAANGDTANKIGTYSVAVLAKEHGIPFYVAAPLSTIDLQTANGDDIPIEQRSATEVTHSNGKQMTPNGAAIQNPAFDATPAKYITAIITEHGVLRAPYEQSIKEMFEKTANSEPVSA